One Ureaplasma urealyticum serovar 8 str. ATCC 27618 genomic window carries:
- a CDS encoding DUF2779 domain-containing protein, whose translation MRTSKYITKYDYIGYYTKQKAMWFFTNAEIKAKLDLMLKDVSSYDFEDLDDEEDHDIEIDAYEIYKEQTDFILQLEINKNIDKDNPKIAEGIILDQASQEDIKKTYPNITKIINFEADALYKNKSLEELADLTLELLDKNGEIILFQPVFINNQLITKPDCFIKENEEFIVIETKGTSSIKKHHLLDIFYQAQVISKHPYFVNKCVSYKMCIVDYVKLKKNQVSFTISPFYNYQKSVVLTLPPTAANEFNKFEINELKRKRKRGEAIYLKKDENKKYYEDIDAYEICKGILLDDLIDGTYSSIDDYKEAKKIYDYKTEDLKDDVRFNKTMDEVVKSVEKLHNDFDDVINELLAHKQTLLNLPIEQRIPTNFIPSYNDKGDYKDNDFWLELRNLYAYMGYDVIKYSGKILTIKKFGLNNVTKDILGIDILKTYANQTFFNLYKNNRIKIYQAAVDLFAKLKSKKVYFDFESINSAIRAVDNSFPFTQTVTQNSIIIDDGSCDIKNLKCTNMIIDPREINNEWFKAIIDKIHHGLEYSYIVYNKSFEASRLKEMAEFINEEIYELKVSEIIKNMYDLADFFIVSMGKQLIVIPELKGFYSIKKVLPIIEKEFPQIYHDVNCLNYKELSVGNGLVCQTKTTKRFFNTITDLEWEQFVHDARIYCENDVRAMIAVEYFIKKLIDEAKMKNLILS comes from the coding sequence ATGCGTACAAGTAAATACATTACTAAATATGATTACATTGGTTATTACACAAAACAAAAAGCAATGTGATTTTTTACAAATGCTGAAATTAAAGCAAAATTAGATTTAATGTTAAAAGATGTTAGTTCTTATGATTTTGAAGATTTGGATGATGAAGAAGATCATGATATTGAAATTGATGCTTATGAGATCTATAAAGAACAAACTGATTTTATTTTACAATTAGAAATCAATAAAAACATTGATAAAGATAATCCTAAAATTGCAGAAGGGATTATTTTAGACCAAGCTTCACAGGAAGATATTAAAAAAACTTATCCTAACATTACAAAAATTATTAACTTTGAAGCCGATGCTTTATATAAAAATAAATCATTAGAAGAACTTGCTGATTTAACTTTAGAATTACTTGATAAAAATGGTGAAATTATCTTATTTCAACCTGTTTTTATTAATAATCAATTAATCACAAAGCCTGACTGTTTCATTAAAGAAAACGAAGAATTTATCGTTATTGAGACAAAGGGAACAAGTTCAATTAAAAAACATCATCTTCTTGATATTTTTTATCAAGCGCAAGTTATTTCAAAACATCCTTATTTTGTAAATAAATGTGTAAGTTATAAGATGTGTATTGTTGATTATGTAAAACTAAAAAAGAATCAAGTGAGTTTTACAATTTCGCCTTTTTATAACTATCAAAAAAGTGTTGTACTAACACTTCCACCAACTGCAGCCAATGAATTTAATAAATTTGAAATTAATGAACTAAAACGTAAACGTAAACGTGGTGAAGCAATTTATTTAAAAAAAGATGAAAACAAAAAATACTACGAAGATATTGATGCTTATGAAATTTGCAAAGGAATTTTATTAGATGATTTAATTGATGGTACTTATAGTAGTATCGATGATTATAAAGAAGCAAAAAAAATCTATGATTATAAAACTGAAGATTTAAAAGATGATGTACGTTTTAATAAAACCATGGATGAAGTTGTTAAAAGTGTTGAAAAGTTACATAATGATTTTGATGATGTAATTAACGAATTATTAGCTCATAAACAAACCTTATTAAACTTACCTATTGAACAAAGAATTCCAACAAATTTTATTCCATCATATAATGACAAAGGTGATTATAAAGATAATGATTTTTGATTAGAGTTAAGAAATTTATACGCTTATATGGGATATGATGTTATTAAATATAGTGGAAAAATTTTAACAATTAAAAAATTTGGTTTAAATAATGTTACTAAAGATATATTAGGGATTGATATTTTAAAAACATATGCTAATCAAACCTTTTTTAATTTATATAAAAATAATCGAATAAAGATATATCAAGCTGCTGTTGATTTATTTGCTAAATTGAAATCAAAAAAGGTTTATTTTGATTTTGAATCAATTAATTCAGCAATTCGCGCTGTTGATAATTCGTTTCCTTTTACCCAAACTGTTACACAAAATTCTATTATTATTGATGATGGAAGTTGTGATATTAAAAATTTAAAATGCACTAATATGATTATTGATCCACGTGAAATTAATAATGAATGGTTTAAAGCAATTATTGATAAAATTCACCACGGATTAGAATATTCCTATATTGTATACAACAAGTCTTTTGAAGCTTCACGTCTTAAAGAAATGGCTGAATTCATTAATGAAGAAATATATGAATTAAAGGTTAGCGAAATAATTAAAAACATGTATGATTTAGCTGATTTTTTTATAGTTTCAATGGGAAAGCAATTAATTGTAATTCCTGAATTAAAAGGTTTTTATTCAATTAAAAAAGTCTTACCAATTATTGAAAAAGAATTTCCACAAATTTATCACGATGTTAATTGTTTAAACTACAAAGAACTAAGTGTGGGTAATGGTTTGGTTTGTCAAACAAAAACAACAAAGCGTTTTTTCAATACAATTACTGATCTAGAATGAGAACAATTTGTACATGACGCTCGTATTTATTGCGAAAATGATGTCCGTGCTATGATTGCTGTTGAATATTTTATTAAAAAACTTATTGATGAAGCTAAAATGAAAAATTTAATTTTAAGTTAA
- a CDS encoding Cof-type HAD-IIB family hydrolase: MGKNDKYLIACDLDGTLLNNESDISQKTIDGIKKIIDQGHIFCIVTGRPLRGSIHIYEKLGLNTLMANYNGSYISNPSDKKFTPVNMTFSKNIVSAILKNRFIAKNIVNAVVEADNVATVLNSNMDLNIWKSFIDIFHVPIRDMNEKNNILNQTNNDINNLIKDANALLLNVNDKALFDSMVYHIKQIAPTLAVRSWSARIDDKFEVIEVNSSFADKAMAMKYLSSYYGIPLERCIAFGDGENDLTMLNNAGYGFAMKNGTRPAKLLARHITKHTNVENGVVWELEYVLNEKK, encoded by the coding sequence ATGGGAAAAAACGATAAATATTTGATTGCTTGTGATTTAGATGGAACACTTTTAAATAATGAAAGTGATATCTCACAAAAAACAATTGATGGTATTAAAAAAATTATTGATCAAGGCCACATTTTTTGCATTGTTACAGGCCGACCTTTACGTGGTTCAATTCATATCTATGAAAAATTGGGTTTAAACACGTTGATGGCTAATTATAATGGGTCATACATTTCAAATCCATCTGATAAAAAATTTACACCAGTTAATATGACATTTAGTAAAAACATTGTGAGTGCAATTTTAAAAAATCGTTTTATTGCTAAAAATATTGTTAATGCTGTTGTTGAAGCCGATAATGTTGCAACTGTTTTGAATAGTAATATGGATTTAAATATTTGAAAATCATTTATCGATATTTTTCACGTGCCCATTCGTGATATGAACGAAAAAAATAATATACTAAATCAAACTAACAATGACATTAACAACCTCATTAAAGATGCCAATGCCCTTTTATTAAATGTAAATGATAAAGCCTTGTTTGATTCTATGGTTTATCATATCAAACAAATTGCCCCTACTTTAGCTGTTCGTAGTTGATCAGCTCGAATTGATGATAAATTCGAAGTTATTGAAGTTAATTCATCATTTGCTGATAAGGCAATGGCTATGAAATACTTATCTTCATACTATGGTATTCCATTAGAACGTTGTATTGCTTTTGGAGATGGCGAAAACGATTTAACAATGTTAAATAACGCTGGATATGGTTTTGCTATGAAAAATGGAACACGTCCTGCTAAATTGTTAGCACGTCACATTACAAAACACACTAACGTAGAAAATGGTGTTGTTTGAGAATTAGAATACGTTTTAAACGAAAAGAAATAA
- the trpS gene encoding tryptophan--tRNA ligase, whose product MKRLISGIQPTNNLTLGNYLGAIKNFVDLQNDYEVFLFVADLHSLTPNIFDNTNFFATKRQIIATYLAAGIDPKKTCLFYQSDILAIPLLSHILLCSTSIGELTRMTQFKDKSAKATKMANNTEMIPSGLLTYPALMAADILAFNADVVPVGQDQKQHLELTRTLADRFNKRYGQTFKLPQVYIPKIGAKIMDLLDPSVKMSKSSKNPKGVIFLNDSREQIIKKIKGALTDNLNQVKYDVEQQPSVSNLITIYACLTNLTFAEIETKYNQQNYGVFKNDLANIVADFLENLQQKISYWLNSPELDIMIDNSCERANDVANQNVQLVLKQMQLK is encoded by the coding sequence ATGAAACGATTAATTTCAGGGATTCAACCAACAAATAATTTAACATTAGGAAATTATTTAGGAGCAATTAAAAATTTTGTAGATTTACAAAATGATTATGAAGTGTTTTTGTTTGTTGCAGACCTTCATTCACTAACACCAAACATTTTTGATAATACTAACTTTTTTGCTACTAAGCGTCAAATTATAGCTACATATTTAGCTGCAGGTATTGATCCTAAAAAAACATGTTTATTTTATCAATCAGATATTTTAGCAATTCCATTATTATCACATATACTACTATGTTCAACAAGTATTGGTGAACTTACACGTATGACTCAATTTAAAGATAAAAGTGCTAAAGCTACAAAAATGGCTAACAACACTGAAATGATTCCTTCAGGATTACTAACATACCCAGCATTAATGGCTGCTGATATTTTAGCTTTTAATGCTGATGTTGTTCCTGTTGGTCAAGATCAAAAACAACATTTAGAATTAACAAGAACGCTAGCTGATCGCTTTAATAAAAGATATGGACAAACTTTTAAATTACCTCAAGTTTATATTCCAAAAATTGGCGCAAAAATTATGGATTTATTAGATCCAAGCGTTAAGATGTCAAAATCCTCAAAAAATCCAAAGGGCGTTATTTTTTTAAATGATTCACGTGAACAAATTATTAAAAAAATTAAAGGCGCTTTAACAGATAACTTAAACCAAGTTAAATATGATGTTGAACAACAACCAAGTGTAAGTAATTTAATTACAATATATGCTTGTTTAACTAATTTAACTTTTGCAGAAATTGAAACAAAATATAATCAACAAAATTATGGCGTTTTTAAAAATGATCTAGCTAATATTGTTGCTGATTTTCTTGAAAACCTACAACAAAAAATTTCTTATTGATTAAATAGCCCAGAATTAGATATAATGATAGACAATAGTTGCGAGCGAGCTAATGATGTTGCAAACCAAAATGTGCAACTTGTCTTAAAACAAATGCAACTAAAATAA
- a CDS encoding Spx/MgsR family RNA polymerase-binding regulatory protein, whose translation MIYVLYSPNCAVCKKVVRFFRNNQIEITKIIIGEDKIERSMLIDILSLCEDGFGTIISFKTESSKRLNITSKTFLDLSTKELLNLIQEDLNLIRRPLIYQTKNNKPYRLQIGYDSEEIEIFKRVVHEGR comes from the coding sequence ATGATCTACGTTTTATATAGTCCCAATTGTGCGGTGTGCAAAAAGGTTGTTAGATTTTTTCGAAATAACCAAATTGAAATCACTAAAATTATTATCGGTGAAGATAAAATTGAGCGTTCCATGCTAATTGATATTCTATCACTTTGTGAAGATGGTTTTGGAACGATTATTTCTTTTAAAACTGAATCTTCAAAGCGATTAAATATCACATCAAAGACCTTTTTAGATTTATCAACAAAAGAATTATTAAATTTAATTCAAGAAGATTTGAATTTAATTCGTCGGCCATTAATTTATCAAACAAAAAATAATAAACCATATCGTTTACAAATTGGTTATGATTCAGAAGAAATTGAAATTTTTAAGCGAGTTGTTCATGAAGGACGTTAA
- a CDS encoding diacylglycerol kinase catalytic domain-containing protein, whose protein sequence is MKDVKPVYFYDIYCFNPNKCTEDKGVLLLETKLKEYQKVTFLRSEQKPQIVFLLGGDGSFINFVNQQWKQNWKIVGINYGQLGFYSSYDGINTINIDEIVDESMYANAFLIEVNINNENKFYCLNELSIFSNELASCDISINNTFYEKFRGSGLLFATPSGSTGKNKVAHGPIIFNNQPCFSMLEIFPVNHLKYSSLNAPVVFGKDYQISLTNIKFKRTLNLVVDGNNINFNNKIDFIEVKLIQASLQIHGLNNYKKYIERLRRSFIKEE, encoded by the coding sequence ATGAAGGACGTTAAACCAGTTTATTTTTATGATATTTATTGTTTTAATCCAAATAAATGCACAGAAGATAAAGGTGTTTTGTTATTAGAAACTAAACTAAAAGAATATCAAAAGGTAACATTTTTAAGAAGTGAGCAAAAGCCACAAATTGTTTTTTTATTAGGTGGGGATGGTTCATTTATTAATTTTGTTAACCAACAATGAAAACAAAATTGAAAAATTGTTGGCATTAATTATGGTCAATTAGGTTTTTATAGTTCTTATGATGGAATTAATACAATTAATATAGATGAAATTGTTGATGAAAGCATGTATGCTAATGCTTTTTTAATCGAAGTTAATATTAATAATGAAAACAAATTTTATTGCTTAAATGAATTAAGTATTTTTTCTAATGAATTAGCAAGCTGTGATATTAGTATAAACAATACTTTTTATGAAAAATTTCGTGGATCTGGTTTATTATTTGCAACACCAAGTGGTTCAACTGGTAAAAATAAAGTTGCTCATGGTCCAATTATTTTTAATAATCAACCATGTTTTAGTATGTTAGAAATTTTTCCTGTTAATCATTTAAAATATTCAAGTTTAAATGCTCCTGTAGTTTTTGGAAAAGATTATCAAATTAGTTTGACAAATATTAAATTTAAAAGAACTTTAAATCTTGTTGTTGATGGAAATAATATTAACTTTAATAATAAAATTGATTTTATTGAAGTAAAATTAATCCAAGCCTCATTACAAATTCATGGCTTAAATAATTACAAAAAGTATATTGAAAGATTAAGAAGATCGTTTATTAAAGAAGAATAG
- a CDS encoding DUF4234 domain-containing protein produces MKNLNTKQKSLIIFLSIITLGIFAIYFFSKAKKTSQIKNTHLTTSSKIPFSLTAFYDCVGSKDNLANVDATINTLKIELKEASLLNNEELKHLGAKGIMRNQTKISIIFGDFCLELKELIKKDLLS; encoded by the coding sequence ATGAAAAATTTAAACACTAAACAAAAATCATTAATCATTTTTTTAAGTATTATTACTCTTGGAATTTTTGCTATTTACTTTTTTTCAAAAGCTAAAAAAACATCACAAATTAAAAATACACATTTAACAACATCATCAAAAATTCCTTTTAGTTTAACAGCATTTTATGATTGCGTTGGTTCAAAAGATAATTTAGCAAACGTTGATGCTACAATTAATACACTAAAAATTGAATTGAAAGAAGCTAGTTTATTAAATAATGAAGAATTAAAGCATTTAGGCGCAAAAGGAATTATGCGTAATCAAACAAAAATCTCTATTATTTTTGGTGATTTTTGTTTAGAACTTAAAGAATTAATTAAAAAAGATTTACTTTCATAG
- the rlmH gene encoding 23S rRNA (pseudouridine(1915)-N(3))-methyltransferase RlmH encodes MIIKIISVGKLKQTGFVNLVNDYLKRINYYLKCQEIVVNDEPEPTQISTKLLEQIKDKEANRILKNINQNDFVIALIIEGKIISSEMLAENLQNWLNASYPNICFVIGGSNGLHEKIYERANYHLSLSKMTFAHGLAKVMVCEQIYRALSILNNGKYHK; translated from the coding sequence ATGATAATAAAAATTATAAGTGTAGGTAAATTAAAACAAACTGGTTTTGTTAATTTAGTTAATGATTATTTAAAACGAATTAACTATTATTTAAAATGTCAAGAAATTGTTGTTAATGATGAGCCTGAGCCAACCCAAATTTCAACTAAATTATTAGAACAAATTAAAGATAAAGAAGCTAATAGAATTCTAAAAAACATTAATCAAAATGATTTTGTAATTGCTTTAATTATTGAAGGCAAAATTATTAGTAGTGAAATGTTAGCTGAAAATTTACAAAATTGATTAAATGCATCATATCCTAATATTTGCTTTGTAATTGGTGGTTCTAATGGATTGCATGAAAAAATTTATGAACGTGCTAACTATCACTTATCATTGTCAAAAATGACTTTCGCACATGGTTTAGCAAAAGTCATGGTTTGTGAACAAATATATCGAGCACTTAGTATTTTAAATAATGGAAAATATCATAAATAA
- a CDS encoding triose-phosphate isomerase yields MKYIIANFKMNATEELINHFLNNLISFDEQKLTIGLAPGDLYLKTFVDLSQTKKVKLYAQNPSAYSKGPYTGQISCLQLLDSNIKNTLVGHSEIRIDCSQSIIDQKTKICMDLLDQVIICIGEPLDVYEQKKSLSFVLSQLANVINYKGLKKIIIAYEPIWAIGTNLTLDLKHINHMIEGIKTYLYNCTGLNIPILYGGSVNANNIKELCTQKLIDGFLIGNASLDVNNFNQIINACK; encoded by the coding sequence ATGAAATACATTATTGCTAATTTTAAAATGAATGCAACCGAAGAATTAATTAATCATTTTTTAAACAACTTGATATCATTTGATGAACAAAAATTAACGATTGGTTTAGCACCAGGCGATTTATATTTAAAAACATTTGTTGATTTATCGCAAACTAAAAAAGTTAAATTATATGCTCAAAATCCATCAGCTTATTCTAAAGGACCTTATACTGGTCAAATAAGTTGTTTACAATTATTAGATTCTAATATCAAAAATACTTTAGTTGGTCATAGTGAGATTCGTATTGATTGCTCGCAATCAATAATTGATCAAAAAACAAAAATTTGCATGGATTTATTAGATCAAGTAATTATTTGTATTGGTGAACCACTCGATGTTTATGAACAAAAAAAATCCCTTAGTTTCGTTTTAAGTCAATTAGCTAATGTTATTAACTATAAGGGATTGAAAAAAATTATTATTGCTTATGAACCAATTTGAGCAATTGGTACTAATTTAACACTTGATTTAAAACATATTAATCACATGATAGAAGGCATTAAAACATATTTATACAATTGTACTGGATTAAATATTCCTATTTTATATGGGGGTAGTGTTAATGCTAATAATATTAAAGAATTGTGTACACAAAAACTAATTGATGGATTTTTAATTGGTAATGCTTCATTAGATGTTAATAATTTTAATCAAATTATTAATGCTTGCAAATAA
- the gpmI gene encoding 2,3-bisphosphoglycerate-independent phosphoglycerate mutase — MSLNKKLALIIIDGLGIGKKDDTNAVYLANPKTLNYLIKNYPTLEISAAQQPIGLLENQAGNSEIGHLTIGAGRIILNDNANINSYTKRLDYESLVLNDINNEIVHVVGMYSNGLVHSNYEHIHWIIKELVKNNNQVVLHLISDGRDDYPYGFAQFIEQINALKTQYNVIIKSLSGRYFAMDRDQRWERTQKAFNTMFIKQDKICEQSLLEVAQSIANHYESDEFVEPIVFNNDEKYNLKPYQKVILTNYRSDRMRQLAHLLKPNRKFNYHNPFLIKDIHLITLVPFPDVDAITLFEKQNLNNTLGDVLNDHHIKQARVAETEKYGHISFFFDGGINKHYASKTQYLIPSQKVATYDLCPQMSASLITKTIIDHYFDHDVFIVNYANPDMVGHSGNMKQTIQAILSVDSEIQKLYDFFKKNNGVLMITGDHGNAETMIDANGQIITSHSINDVWFIITDNNIVFDQTQKFSLANIAPTILEYLNIKKPIEMAASSMIKKIHK, encoded by the coding sequence ATGAGTTTAAATAAAAAATTAGCTTTGATAATTATTGATGGATTAGGAATTGGTAAAAAAGATGATACAAACGCAGTTTATTTAGCTAATCCTAAAACATTAAACTATTTAATTAAAAATTATCCTACACTTGAAATTAGTGCTGCACAGCAACCAATTGGTTTACTTGAAAACCAAGCAGGAAATAGTGAAATTGGTCATTTAACAATTGGAGCAGGTCGTATCATTTTAAATGATAATGCTAATATTAATAGTTATACTAAACGTCTTGATTATGAAAGTTTAGTTCTAAATGATATTAATAATGAAATTGTTCATGTTGTAGGGATGTATTCAAATGGTTTAGTTCATAGCAATTATGAACACATTCATTGAATTATTAAAGAATTAGTTAAAAACAACAATCAAGTTGTTTTACATTTAATTTCTGATGGTCGTGATGATTATCCTTATGGTTTTGCTCAATTCATTGAACAAATCAATGCCTTAAAAACACAATATAATGTCATTATAAAAAGTTTGAGTGGACGTTATTTTGCAATGGATCGTGACCAACGATGAGAACGTACGCAAAAAGCGTTTAATACGATGTTTATTAAACAAGACAAAATTTGTGAGCAAAGTTTATTAGAAGTTGCACAATCAATTGCAAATCATTATGAAAGTGATGAGTTTGTTGAACCTATTGTTTTTAATAATGATGAAAAATATAATTTAAAACCATATCAAAAAGTGATTTTAACCAACTATCGTTCAGATCGCATGCGCCAATTAGCGCATTTACTTAAACCAAACCGAAAATTTAATTACCACAATCCTTTTTTAATTAAAGATATTCATTTAATTACTTTAGTGCCATTTCCTGATGTTGATGCTATAACCTTATTTGAAAAACAAAATTTAAATAATACATTAGGCGATGTTTTAAATGATCATCACATAAAACAAGCACGAGTTGCTGAAACAGAAAAATATGGACATATTTCTTTTTTCTTTGATGGCGGGATTAATAAACATTATGCATCAAAAACGCAATATTTAATTCCTTCACAAAAAGTTGCTACTTATGATTTATGTCCACAAATGTCAGCTAGTTTGATTACAAAAACTATTATTGATCACTATTTTGATCACGATGTCTTTATTGTTAATTATGCTAATCCTGATATGGTTGGTCATAGTGGGAACATGAAACAAACAATTCAAGCTATTTTAAGTGTTGATAGTGAAATTCAAAAATTATATGATTTTTTTAAAAAAAACAATGGTGTATTAATGATTACAGGTGATCATGGTAATGCTGAAACTATGATTGATGCTAATGGACAAATAATTACTTCTCATAGTATTAATGATGTTTGATTTATTATTACTGATAACAATATAGTTTTTGATCAAACTCAAAAATTTAGTTTAGCAAATATTGCTCCAACAATTTTAGAATATTTAAATATTAAAAAACCAATAGAAATGGCAGCTTCTAGCATGATAAAAAAGATTCATAAATAG
- the eno gene encoding phosphopyruvate hydratase, producing the protein MKIVDLLAYQVLDSRGQPTVAVKLFLENDQSVVAMVPSGASTGTKEALELRDGDANYFFSKSVKLAIQNVNNIIRPHLLNKNVLNFFELDNLLINLDGTENKTKLGANALLGVSIVIVKGGAVAASKPLYQYIKEDLMHNYDEHYYAPIPLMNFINGGAHADNNLDIQEFMIVPLNAISFSQAIQTGSEIFHELAKILKANHLNTAKGDEGGFAPMLNDNYAALELLVRAIKKAHYFPSKKQGVCLALDVASSELYENEKYVFKKALSHNTNLEQTSFSSDEWAKYWSDLASQFPIISIEDCFDENDWNGFSLFLKNNPHIQSVGDDLYCTNLKYLQKGINFKATNAILIKPNQIGTISETLDVIKYAQENNINTIISHRSGETEDTFIADFAIGVGAGQIKTGSLSRSERIAKYNRILEIEQELKDKLVYEPNKFFKFN; encoded by the coding sequence ATGAAAATAGTTGATTTATTAGCCTATCAAGTTCTTGATTCGCGTGGTCAGCCAACAGTGGCTGTTAAATTATTTCTAGAAAATGATCAAAGTGTAGTTGCAATGGTACCATCTGGAGCTTCAACAGGGACAAAAGAAGCACTAGAATTACGTGATGGTGATGCAAATTATTTTTTTAGTAAGTCAGTTAAATTAGCAATTCAAAATGTTAATAATATTATTCGTCCTCACTTACTTAATAAAAATGTCTTGAATTTTTTTGAATTAGATAATTTATTAATTAATTTAGATGGAACTGAAAATAAGACAAAACTAGGTGCTAATGCTTTATTAGGGGTATCTATTGTAATTGTTAAGGGTGGTGCAGTTGCTGCTTCTAAACCATTATATCAATACATTAAAGAAGATTTAATGCACAACTATGATGAACACTATTATGCACCAATTCCATTAATGAATTTTATTAATGGAGGAGCACATGCTGATAATAATTTAGATATTCAAGAATTTATGATTGTTCCATTAAATGCAATCTCGTTCTCGCAAGCAATCCAAACAGGATCTGAAATTTTTCATGAATTAGCTAAAATTTTAAAAGCTAATCATTTAAATACAGCGAAAGGTGATGAAGGTGGCTTTGCACCAATGTTAAATGATAATTATGCAGCTTTAGAATTATTAGTTCGTGCCATTAAAAAAGCACATTATTTTCCTTCAAAAAAACAAGGAGTTTGTCTCGCTTTAGATGTAGCATCTAGTGAATTGTATGAAAACGAAAAATATGTTTTTAAAAAAGCACTATCACACAACACTAATCTTGAACAAACTTCATTTAGTAGTGATGAATGAGCAAAATATTGAAGTGATTTAGCATCGCAATTCCCAATTATTTCAATTGAAGATTGTTTTGATGAAAATGATTGAAATGGTTTTTCATTATTTTTAAAAAACAATCCACACATTCAATCAGTGGGCGATGATTTATATTGCACAAATTTAAAATATTTACAAAAGGGAATTAATTTTAAAGCTACAAATGCTATTTTAATTAAACCTAACCAAATTGGAACAATTAGTGAAACATTAGATGTTATTAAATATGCACAAGAAAATAATATTAACACTATTATTTCACATCGTTCTGGGGAAACCGAAGATACTTTTATTGCTGATTTTGCAATAGGTGTGGGCGCTGGACAAATTAAAACAGGTTCATTATCACGTTCTGAACGAATTGCAAAATATAATCGTATTTTAGAAATTGAACAAGAATTAAAGGATAAATTAGTTTATGAGCCAAACAAGTTTTTTAAATTCAACTAA
- a CDS encoding 6-phosphofructokinase, protein MSQTSFLNSTKNILIITSGGDAPGMNASLVSLIHELMDSNFNVFVGIEGLLGLYNNLIEPIKNKHIFDVYFKEQGTIIKTSRFIKLNVNDEKTQVIKKNLLEHNIHKIIILGGQGSMQAGLVLTDLGFEVYGILHTIDNDFNQTQMCIGASSAAHFNQQLLTCLNYTAKAHNAFSLVEIMGHQCPWLVNNSIGQLKPILTLTNQDPKYSVDQVIDLVKTKITLAKEYDPLIIVQELIYDQQWYEALKKAFAQKLHQTLRVTILNYLQRGAPVIDFDLQLAKDSASVLVDFIINKNEIENTSNMYVVVNKNDIKPQVIKFND, encoded by the coding sequence ATGAGCCAAACAAGTTTTTTAAATTCAACTAAAAATATTTTAATTATTACTTCAGGTGGTGATGCACCAGGAATGAATGCTTCTTTAGTTTCTTTAATTCATGAATTAATGGATAGTAATTTCAATGTTTTTGTAGGAATTGAAGGACTATTAGGATTGTATAATAATTTAATTGAACCAATTAAAAATAAACATATCTTTGATGTTTATTTTAAAGAACAAGGAACAATTATTAAAACAAGTCGTTTTATTAAATTAAATGTTAATGATGAAAAAACACAAGTAATTAAAAAGAATTTATTAGAACATAACATACACAAGATCATTATTTTAGGTGGTCAAGGAAGTATGCAAGCAGGTTTGGTACTAACAGATTTAGGTTTTGAAGTTTATGGTATATTACATACAATTGATAATGATTTTAACCAAACACAAATGTGTATTGGTGCATCAAGTGCTGCACATTTTAATCAACAATTACTAACATGTTTAAATTACACAGCAAAAGCTCATAATGCTTTTAGTTTAGTTGAAATTATGGGCCATCAATGTCCATGATTAGTTAATAATAGTATTGGACAACTAAAACCAATCTTAACTTTAACTAATCAGGATCCAAAATATAGTGTTGATCAAGTGATTGATTTAGTTAAAACTAAAATAACTTTAGCTAAAGAATATGATCCATTAATTATTGTTCAAGAATTAATTTATGATCAACAATGATATGAAGCATTAAAAAAAGCCTTTGCTCAAAAATTACATCAAACCTTACGAGTGACAATTTTAAATTATTTACAACGAGGAGCTCCAGTAATTGATTTTGATCTACAATTAGCAAAAGATAGTGCTAGTGTATTAGTTGATTTTATTATTAATAAAAACGAAATTGAAAATACAAGTAATATGTATGTAGTTGTTAATAAAAATGACATTAAACCACAAGTTATTAAATTTAATGATTAG